A region of Ferruginibacter albus DNA encodes the following proteins:
- a CDS encoding inorganic diphosphatase: MKNYDIIIETPKEGHFKYKFEPSAGMFKLNKILPQGLVFPYDFGFVPYTVGEDGDPLDVLVFSEHALFTGCVVECRIIGGIQASEMDENKISIRNDRLIGIPVLSKVYAHINSIDQIEEEKINEIKNFFISYNSYYDKTFITEGVLSAADVEKLIKQSNNSYHHFKNKPTLSRL; encoded by the coding sequence ATGAAAAATTATGACATCATAATCGAGACCCCTAAGGAGGGACATTTCAAGTACAAGTTCGAACCCTCTGCCGGCATGTTCAAATTAAACAAGATTCTTCCTCAAGGTCTTGTGTTTCCTTATGACTTTGGCTTTGTTCCTTATACCGTTGGAGAAGATGGTGATCCCCTGGATGTATTGGTATTTTCTGAACATGCTCTTTTTACGGGTTGTGTGGTAGAATGCAGAATAATCGGTGGTATACAGGCATCCGAGATGGATGAAAACAAAATATCTATTAGAAATGACAGACTTATCGGAATACCTGTTTTGTCTAAAGTATATGCACACATTAATTCTATTGATCAGATAGAAGAAGAAAAGATCAATGAGATAAAAAACTTTTTCATATCCTATAATTCTTATTACGATAAAACGTTTATCACAGAAGGCGTGCTGAGTGCGGCTGACGTAGAAAAATTAATAAAGCAGAGTAATAACAGTTATCATCATTTTAAAAATAAGCCCACTTTGTCAAGGCTATAA
- a CDS encoding DNA topoisomerase IB, whose amino-acid sequence MQNNMEENVVSLPKRTMNAIVNDPEKTAEAIKLVYVDDKQKGITRVKSGTSFKYLLDDKEVKDKEVLKRIASLVIPPAWENVWICTLAKGHLQATGLDAMKRKQYKYHPLWSVLRNYTKFFRLHHFGKTLPDIRKQLDKDLALPGLPVEKVLAAIVSLMERTGIRIGNNFYEKLYGSFGLTTLKDKHVSISGNTVKFSFRGKKGVEHDISIQNKKLSAIVKKCRDIPGKELFQYYNEDGTHHSIDSGMVNEYIRRLSGADFTAKDFRTWAGTVQTFMAFKELGNFETAGEAKKKIVEALDIVAKHLGNTRTVCKKYYVHPVLLDLYENNKLDKYITRLNGATNASNNNELTVEEKVVMEILEGK is encoded by the coding sequence ATGCAAAATAACATGGAAGAGAATGTGGTCTCACTACCCAAGCGTACTATGAACGCTATTGTAAATGATCCTGAAAAAACAGCCGAAGCAATTAAGCTGGTATATGTGGATGATAAACAAAAAGGAATCACAAGAGTTAAAAGTGGTACATCATTTAAATACCTGCTGGATGATAAAGAGGTAAAAGATAAAGAAGTATTAAAGCGTATTGCTTCATTGGTAATTCCGCCTGCCTGGGAAAATGTGTGGATATGTACGTTGGCTAAGGGGCATTTGCAGGCTACGGGTTTAGATGCAATGAAACGTAAACAATACAAGTATCATCCGTTGTGGAGTGTATTGCGCAACTATACCAAATTCTTTCGCCTGCATCATTTTGGAAAAACATTGCCTGATATAAGAAAACAATTAGATAAAGACCTTGCTTTGCCCGGTTTGCCTGTGGAAAAAGTATTGGCTGCTATTGTTAGCCTGATGGAACGCACAGGTATTCGTATCGGTAATAATTTTTATGAAAAATTATATGGCTCATTTGGGCTGACTACTTTAAAAGATAAACATGTAAGCATCTCCGGCAATACGGTGAAATTTTCCTTTAGAGGAAAGAAAGGAGTAGAGCATGATATCAGCATACAAAACAAAAAGCTTTCGGCAATAGTTAAAAAATGCAGAGATATACCCGGCAAAGAATTGTTTCAATATTATAATGAAGACGGAACACATCACTCCATCGATTCCGGAATGGTGAATGAATATATAAGAAGACTATCAGGGGCAGATTTTACAGCAAAGGATTTCCGTACATGGGCAGGCACGGTGCAGACGTTTATGGCATTTAAAGAACTGGGCAATTTTGAAACTGCCGGTGAAGCAAAAAAGAAAATAGTTGAAGCATTGGATATAGTAGCAAAACATTTAGGAAATACAAGAACGGTTTGTAAAAAATATTATGTACATCCCGTGCTGTTGGACCTTTATGAAAACAATAAGCTGGATAAATATATTACTCGCTTAAACGGCGCAACAAATGCCTCTAACAATAATGAATTGACAGTAGAAGAGAAAGTAGTGATGGAGATTTTGGAAGGAAAGTGA
- a CDS encoding DUF4142 domain-containing protein, giving the protein MSSLKFLKSCFLLAIVIGLNACGNGGNNNENTVNTKDTAEAKNDAKFDKVGEKDAQALVDAYAASTFEQRVSDTVKMYSSNADVQSIAGTMADAHSKLNMKIKGLADKKGVSLPADITPEQADKIMKWKEQKDKAERDKGYVSDLVSAHKDAIDLFQKSAQNCTDPDIKALFSDALPELQHHLEMATALHDKMKK; this is encoded by the coding sequence ATGAGTAGTTTAAAATTTTTAAAGAGCTGTTTTTTATTAGCGATCGTTATTGGTTTAAATGCCTGTGGTAACGGTGGAAATAACAATGAGAATACTGTAAACACAAAAGACACAGCAGAAGCAAAGAATGATGCAAAGTTTGACAAGGTTGGAGAAAAAGATGCACAGGCATTGGTGGATGCTTATGCTGCCAGTACGTTTGAACAACGCGTTTCTGACACTGTTAAAATGTATTCGTCCAATGCAGATGTACAATCCATTGCCGGAACAATGGCCGATGCGCATAGCAAATTAAATATGAAGATCAAGGGACTGGCAGATAAGAAAGGTGTTTCATTGCCTGCCGATATTACGCCAGAACAGGCAGACAAGATCATGAAATGGAAAGAACAAAAAGATAAAGCGGAAAGAGATAAAGGCTATGTAAGCGATCTTGTATCGGCGCATAAAGATGCAATAGACCTGTTTCAGAAAAGTGCACAAAATTGTACAGATCCTGATATAAAGGCGCTTTTTTCAGATGCATTGCCTGAGTTGCAACATCACCTGGAAATGGCTACAGCATTGCATGATAAGATGAAAAAATAA
- a CDS encoding YtxH domain-containing protein, which translates to MSNRKIAASFLSGIAIGAIAGLLCAPDEGTKVRKKILQKSEDITKALKWSVTTIREALMREYKEAEEAIAGATDFTRSETSIQS; encoded by the coding sequence ATGAGTAATAGAAAAATTGCAGCAAGCTTTTTATCGGGAATTGCAATAGGCGCAATTGCCGGTTTATTATGTGCTCCTGATGAAGGAACAAAGGTCAGGAAGAAAATACTTCAGAAAAGTGAAGACATCACCAAAGCTTTGAAATGGAGTGTAACAACCATTCGTGAAGCATTGATGAGAGAGTACAAAGAGGCTGAAGAAGCAATTGCAGGTGCAACTGATTTCACCAGGAGCGAAACATCGATCCAGTCTTGA
- a CDS encoding PQQ-dependent sugar dehydrogenase: MKQSLVIASFILLITSIGCGQKKQKEDASPTSVKADTVATKTQEVNLPEPYATPSAKKISKVIGWPANKTPTAPAGFVVNLFADSLNNPRWIYVADNGDIFVAEAKVEHNPLKSVMNGSADDILLFRDTNGDGIPDLKTVFLKGLNKPFGMLIIGNTFYVANTDAVMAFPYTAGSNAITAAGKKIVSLPGNKRHWTRNIVTNDTKDKIYISVGSSSNVAEDGIDKEVRRANILEVNTDGSGEKIYASGLRNPIGMDWAPGTKNLWVVVNERDELGDELVPDYLTSVKEGGFYGWPYSYFGQHLDPRMKDQQNPDLVAKAIVPDVSMNAHTAALGLTFYKATGFPEKYRGGAFIGEHGSWNRSKFAGYQVAFVPFKNGKPIAAPEPFLTGFIADESKDEVYGRPVGVAVLKDGSLLVADDGGNRLWRVSKQ; encoded by the coding sequence ATGAAACAAAGTCTTGTCATCGCTTCTTTCATCTTATTAATTACATCGATCGGATGCGGACAAAAAAAACAAAAGGAAGATGCATCACCGACTTCTGTAAAAGCAGATACGGTAGCAACTAAAACACAGGAAGTCAATCTTCCTGAGCCATATGCTACTCCATCTGCAAAAAAAATCAGTAAGGTTATCGGTTGGCCGGCAAATAAAACACCCACGGCGCCGGCGGGTTTTGTAGTTAATCTTTTTGCAGATAGTTTAAATAATCCACGTTGGATATATGTTGCAGACAACGGGGATATTTTTGTTGCAGAAGCAAAGGTTGAGCATAACCCACTCAAATCAGTAATGAATGGAAGTGCAGACGACATCCTCTTATTCAGAGATACAAATGGAGATGGAATACCTGATCTTAAAACAGTTTTTTTAAAAGGATTAAATAAGCCATTTGGAATGTTGATAATTGGAAATACTTTTTATGTAGCAAATACCGATGCGGTAATGGCATTTCCTTACACGGCGGGAAGTAATGCTATAACTGCGGCAGGTAAAAAAATTGTTTCTCTGCCGGGAAATAAAAGACACTGGACACGTAACATAGTTACCAACGATACAAAGGATAAGATCTATATTTCTGTTGGTTCCTCCAGTAATGTAGCAGAAGATGGAATAGATAAAGAAGTAAGACGTGCCAATATCTTAGAAGTAAATACAGATGGCAGCGGAGAAAAGATATATGCCAGCGGTTTGCGAAATCCAATTGGGATGGATTGGGCTCCGGGTACAAAAAACTTGTGGGTGGTTGTAAATGAACGGGATGAATTAGGAGATGAGTTAGTGCCGGATTATTTAACAAGTGTGAAAGAAGGAGGATTTTATGGTTGGCCTTACAGCTATTTTGGTCAGCATCTTGATCCAAGAATGAAAGACCAGCAAAACCCTGACCTGGTAGCAAAAGCAATAGTGCCGGATGTTTCCATGAATGCACATACGGCAGCATTAGGATTGACATTTTACAAAGCAACCGGTTTCCCTGAAAAATATCGCGGAGGAGCTTTTATCGGAGAGCATGGTTCCTGGAACCGTTCAAAGTTTGCAGGATACCAGGTAGCTTTTGTACCATTTAAAAATGGTAAGCCAATTGCCGCACCCGAACCGTTTCTAACCGGGTTCATTGCAGATGAAAGTAAAGATGAAGTGTACGGCAGGCCGGTTGGCGTTGCTGTTTTAAAGGATGGCTCATTATTGGTAGCTGATGACGGTGGAAACAGACTATGGCGGGTTAGCAAACAATAA